A single Candidatus Limnocylindrales bacterium DNA region contains:
- a CDS encoding secretin N-terminal domain-containing protein: MRSDLLAPARTHARRRRASAAAVALALVAAAAAAAWRIDLPRQHAERLYDDPAPAAPALLADKRPPAAPVIVDAVAAPPRPAASVQTRPLSAWLGDIARDAKRELVISPAIQGDLTASAGAERLDWRERIDAYSRVFGFEFAVGDGLIEVRPPPSRPSGASRDVPKASAADDRQREAAIGAANAGPRAHEADDAGTGAGAVDGAGERGAGGSREGRSSATPAGNAGKPAAPPSETRVASLSYAPAKELASVVDKAAQALGVAAAADIASNALVLSGPRDGLEKAAALVAQLDRPRRRVLLEAKIVEIAHSARRDLGIEWKLTGDIGGDVRLPAPVSDAGSAALLIATNGASALDARISAMEADGRLRVVSRPSVVMLEGSPATIESVRILRIRLPSRGAVVGDEVVDVGNGGDRATQDIPVGVRLEVTPGIRAGRKVLLRIAAKSSSLGAPLPPDDIPEELSRMVEAEVMVADGETAVLGGLLREGSSRTGAGVPLLRDVPVLGHVFDRRSRHKESEELLVLVTPRVLD, from the coding sequence GTGCGCTCTGACCTGCTGGCGCCGGCGCGCACTCATGCTCGCCGCCGGCGCGCTTCGGCGGCAGCCGTCGCGCTCGCGCTGGTCGCGGCGGCCGCCGCTGCCGCCTGGCGCATCGACCTGCCGCGTCAGCACGCCGAGCGGCTCTACGACGATCCGGCGCCCGCAGCCCCTGCCTTGCTCGCCGACAAGAGGCCGCCCGCAGCGCCGGTGATCGTCGACGCCGTCGCGGCGCCGCCGCGCCCGGCAGCGTCCGTGCAGACGCGCCCGCTGTCGGCGTGGCTGGGCGACATCGCGCGCGATGCCAAGCGCGAGCTCGTGATCAGCCCCGCGATCCAAGGCGACCTGACGGCCAGCGCAGGCGCGGAACGGCTCGACTGGCGCGAACGCATCGACGCGTACTCGCGCGTTTTCGGCTTCGAGTTCGCCGTCGGGGATGGGCTCATCGAGGTGCGGCCGCCGCCCTCTCGCCCATCGGGTGCGTCGCGAGACGTGCCCAAAGCATCCGCCGCGGACGACCGGCAGCGCGAAGCGGCCATCGGCGCTGCGAACGCAGGGCCGCGAGCGCATGAGGCTGACGATGCGGGCACCGGCGCCGGAGCGGTCGATGGCGCCGGCGAACGCGGCGCGGGCGGCTCGCGAGAAGGCCGCTCGTCGGCAACGCCTGCCGGCAACGCGGGAAAACCGGCTGCTCCGCCTTCGGAGACGCGCGTTGCTTCGCTGTCGTACGCTCCCGCGAAGGAGCTCGCCTCGGTCGTGGACAAGGCCGCGCAGGCGCTCGGTGTCGCGGCCGCCGCCGACATCGCGTCCAATGCCCTCGTGCTGTCGGGCCCGCGCGACGGCCTCGAGAAGGCCGCAGCCCTCGTCGCTCAGCTCGACCGCCCGCGCCGGCGCGTTCTGCTGGAAGCCAAGATCGTCGAAATCGCGCACTCGGCGCGCCGCGACCTCGGCATCGAGTGGAAGCTGACGGGCGACATCGGCGGCGACGTGCGCCTGCCCGCCCCGGTCAGCGACGCAGGCAGCGCCGCGCTGCTCATCGCCACCAACGGCGCCTCCGCGCTCGATGCGCGCATCTCGGCGATGGAGGCCGACGGCCGCTTGCGCGTCGTCTCGCGCCCCAGCGTCGTCATGCTCGAAGGCAGCCCCGCCACCATCGAGAGCGTCCGCATCCTGCGCATCCGGTTGCCCAGTCGCGGCGCCGTCGTCGGCGACGAGGTCGTCGACGTCGGCAACGGCGGCGACCGGGCGACGCAGGACATTCCGGTGGGCGTGCGCCTCGAAGTCACGCCGGGCATTCGTGCGGGCCGCAAGGTGCTGCTGCGCATCGCGGCCAAGTCGAGCAGTCTGGGTGCACCGCTACCGCCCGACGACATTCCCGAGGAGCTCAGCCGCATGGTGGAGGCCGAGGTGATGGTCGCCGATGGCGAGACCGCCGTGCTCGGAGGACTGCTGCGCGAAGGCAGCTCGAGGACGGGCGCCGGAGTTCCGCTCCTGCGCGACGTGCCGGTGCTCGGCCACGTCTTCGACCGCCGTTCCAGGCACAAGGAATCCGAAGAGCTGCTCGTGCTGGTCACGCCGCGAGTGCTCGACTGA
- the aroQ gene encoding type II 3-dehydroquinate dehydratase: MPANKPILVVHGPNLNMLGSREPQVYGTTTLAQIDASLAALAKELGWTVESFQSNGEGDLVTRIQQAAGTHAGILINPGAYTHTSVAIRDAVLACGLPTVECHLSNIHKREEFRHRSLIADVAVGQVMGFGADSYLLGLRALVATLEKS, translated from the coding sequence ATGCCCGCCAACAAGCCCATCCTGGTGGTCCACGGACCCAACCTGAACATGCTCGGGTCGCGCGAGCCGCAGGTGTACGGCACCACCACGCTGGCGCAGATCGACGCGTCGCTGGCGGCGCTGGCCAAGGAGCTGGGCTGGACGGTCGAGAGCTTCCAGTCCAACGGCGAGGGCGATCTGGTCACGCGCATCCAGCAGGCGGCCGGCACGCATGCGGGCATTCTGATCAACCCGGGCGCCTACACGCACACCAGCGTGGCCATTCGCGACGCGGTCCTCGCCTGTGGCCTGCCGACGGTGGAGTGCCACCTGTCCAACATCCACAAGCGCGAGGAGTTCCGGCATCGCTCGCTCATCGCGGACGTCGCGGTCGGGCAGGTGATGGGCTTCGGCGCCGACAGCTATCTGCTCGGCTTGCGCGCGCTCGTCGCCACGCTCGAGAAGTCTTGA
- the aroB gene encoding 3-dehydroquinate synthase, whose product MTTVRVDLGPRSYDCHIEPGLLQGAGAAIAALKPSRVLVVTNTTVAPLYGDALTSSIAAADARIPVSTIELPDGERYKTTATVESIYDAALDLPIDRRSVLVALGGGVVGDLTGFAAATLLRGVRFVMIPTTLLSQVDSSVGGKTGVDRPHGKNLVGAFHQPSLVLIDPATLASLPRREYLAGLAEVVKYGIILDAAMFEDMERSVEAILARDATVMTPLIARCVRIKADVVESDELETTGARRILNFGHTVAHALEQVTGYDQYLHGEAVAVGMVVAARLSARRGICSPAAAERIERLLTRLGMDTEVPANLDPSALMRAIALDKKADGARVAYIVCEDIGRCRAETLEVTEIAAAI is encoded by the coding sequence ATGACCACGGTTCGCGTCGATCTCGGCCCGCGCTCCTACGACTGCCACATCGAGCCCGGCCTGCTGCAAGGTGCCGGCGCGGCGATCGCGGCGCTGAAGCCGTCGCGTGTTCTGGTCGTCACCAACACCACCGTCGCACCGTTGTACGGCGACGCGCTCACCTCCTCGATCGCCGCGGCCGACGCGCGCATTCCCGTCTCCACCATCGAGCTTCCCGACGGCGAGCGTTACAAGACCACTGCAACGGTCGAGAGCATCTACGATGCGGCGCTCGACCTGCCGATCGATCGCAGGTCGGTGCTGGTCGCGCTCGGCGGCGGCGTGGTCGGCGATCTGACCGGCTTTGCCGCGGCAACGCTGCTGCGCGGCGTCCGCTTCGTCATGATCCCGACGACGCTGCTGTCGCAGGTCGACTCCAGCGTCGGCGGCAAGACCGGCGTGGATCGGCCGCACGGCAAGAACCTGGTGGGCGCGTTTCATCAGCCGAGTCTGGTGCTGATCGATCCGGCCACGCTGGCGTCGCTGCCGCGGCGCGAGTACCTGGCCGGCCTGGCCGAAGTCGTCAAGTACGGCATCATCCTGGACGCCGCGATGTTCGAGGACATGGAAAGGAGCGTCGAAGCGATCCTCGCGCGCGACGCGACGGTGATGACGCCGCTGATCGCGCGCTGCGTGCGCATCAAGGCCGACGTCGTCGAGAGCGACGAGCTGGAGACCACCGGCGCGCGCCGCATCCTCAACTTCGGCCACACGGTCGCGCACGCGCTCGAGCAGGTCACCGGCTACGACCAGTATCTTCACGGCGAGGCGGTGGCGGTGGGCATGGTCGTGGCGGCGCGCCTGTCGGCGCGGCGCGGGATCTGCAGCCCGGCCGCGGCCGAACGCATCGAGCGGCTGCTGACCAGGCTCGGCATGGACACCGAGGTGCCGGCCAACCTTGACCCGTCCGCGCTCATGCGGGCGATCGCGCTCGACAAGAAGGCCGATGGAGCGCGCGTGGCGTACATCGTCTGCGAGGACATCGGGCGCTGCCGCGCCGAGACGCTCGAGGTGACTGAAATCGCCGCGGCGATATAA
- a CDS encoding shikimate kinase — MRHIVLTGFMATGKTAVGRRLAKRLGFDFLDTDQIIEDREKLPVSEIFARRGESEFRRLERDVVASLAPQKPTVIATGGGTFVDEANRAALRRLGPVICLITSLETTLERVGRNDKRPLAAGEGAAERLARLLEARRPFYRMADVLVETDGLSVEQAVARVATAIAPRLRGETARRAASLAGGLDEHATARAQREEKP, encoded by the coding sequence ATGCGTCACATCGTGCTGACAGGTTTCATGGCGACGGGAAAGACGGCGGTCGGGCGGCGGCTGGCCAAGCGGCTGGGCTTCGATTTTCTCGACACCGACCAGATCATCGAGGATCGCGAGAAGCTGCCGGTCTCCGAGATCTTCGCCAGGCGCGGAGAGAGCGAGTTCCGGCGCCTCGAGCGCGACGTCGTCGCTTCGCTGGCGCCGCAGAAGCCGACGGTGATCGCCACCGGCGGCGGCACGTTCGTCGACGAGGCCAACCGCGCGGCGCTGCGGCGGCTCGGGCCGGTCATTTGTCTGATCACGTCGCTCGAGACCACGCTCGAGCGCGTCGGTCGAAACGACAAGCGTCCTCTGGCGGCCGGCGAAGGCGCGGCCGAGCGTCTGGCGCGGCTGCTCGAAGCGCGCCGGCCCTTCTATCGCATGGCCGACGTGCTGGTGGAGACCGACGGCCTCAGCGTTGAGCAGGCCGTCGCGCGCGTGGCCACGGCCATCGCCCCGCGCCTTCGCGGCGAGACCGCGCGGCGCGCGGCCAGCCTGGCCGGCGGCCTCGACGAGCACGCCACCGCGCGCGCACAGCGCGAGGAGAAGCCGTGA